A window from Thunnus albacares chromosome 19, fThuAlb1.1, whole genome shotgun sequence encodes these proteins:
- the anln gene encoding anillin isoform X2: MDPFTEKLLERTRARRENLQKKMAERPNAANRQMVKRPREPLADTNSVISEPVVDKVPQASSKPSPSKRSRSGENVQPPVSEENQEPVTTRPVSSIIPDPPTNKKPPVGPASVRSASSLERTATRPVVQSQPVKTVQPEPEKMTVTSSPAPLNIREVEMVSASPAPQRNKEDSVEDSAPSAAGMKSRLQRLAEQRKCWDGTSDAVPDSTPLSMLKRQADVPPAADPTVSSGTPLGRKGRLANLAATIGTWEDDLSHANIPKQNVQAKPATASVPKFACRDASVAASTKPSAADNVAASSAASSKFTPSSDQALCSPVKSRHVVHPSPQKADTPAARPALQSVTSPQKSSVQKIAQPPSPQKACSSSSTSVPPSPLKNQAISRGLNLTSSPQKPELRAKPTITGPSVPQEKATVGAPGVKSFLERFGERYQERTNQSSPAGGSTPQPKTTTVTPSVTPNTRLVQERLRAAEAAKTTTADLTQRQKLERESELAQIRSRFQKGNNMWKNKDEAAETKKITDIKEQLEKPVQSDVAPSETLDEPTAPSTDSTDTPTKCTPPGHRSVVSPPASTSSPLRVVARTGEKTTDETPEEKEEVVKEIEMNVDQSINSAIINELFDGVLEQSEDQDDDEEEEEDEEEDALNISSMSLLTPLAETVASVVRSPERRMMTSTPASSFIVKGNTPDNVSKPSKFQRTNMIRTASIDSVEALGEDHKLPYSIDAYRSTRVKETERPDVKQVIVRKEDVSHRAEEPQGSSLFSIKQKMKILANEMNLQQTVIHQASQALNCCTDEEHGKGSQVEAEAERLLLVATERREALKAELDRLKGEGPAGQKKAPTAPEPTSTSASKGSITLQELRLPLKADFVCSTANKPESTKHSFFIMLRAGAENTVATPLASTHRGLSGDTLTFPTKFTITDVSSDFAIDIEIYCLVQKREVCIDKKKKPNKSKIMWKQVHEAHELCMAAITPKRFLAITKSAQTPVVASPGGPNAVRTSNFVLVGSHKLTLSSIGKNKFPLEKIKYEGSERELLSGMFHNKVPFLCPLEGHIYLKMQCEVGSKVEERGFLTMFEDVSGFGAWHRRWCVLSGYCISYWTYPDDEKRKNPIGRINLANCTSKKVEPANREFCARPNTFELITVRPQREDDKETLVSQCKNTMCVTKNWLSADTKDERNLWMKKLNQIVVDLRMWQPDACYRPL, from the exons ATGGATCCATTTACCGAG AAACTGTTGGAGCGGACCCGGGCTCGCAGAGAAAACCTGCAGAAGAAAATGGCAGAGAGACCAAATGCAGCAAACAGACAGATGGTCAAAAGACCCAGAGAGCCACTGGCTGACACCAATAGTGTGATCAGTGAGCCAGTTGTTGATAAAG TTCCACAGGCGTCATCCAAGCCTTCTCCTTCCAAGCGCAGTCGCTCAGGGGAAAATGTCCAGCCTCCAGTCAGCGAGGAGAACCAGGAGCCAGTGACGACACGACCTGTGTCCTCTATCATCCCAGATCCTCCCACAAACAAGAAACCCCCGGTTGGCCCTGCCAGTGTACGGTCTGCCTCTTCCCTGGAGAGGACTGCCACCCGGCCTGTTGTCCAGTCTCAGCCAGTGAAAACTGTACAGCCAGAGCcagagaagatgacagtcacCTCTTCTCCTGCTCCTCTGAATATCAGGGAAGTGGAAATGGTGTCTGCCAGTCCAGCCCCACAGAGGAACAAGGAGGACTCAGTGGAAGATTCAGCTCCATCTGCTGCTGGCATGAAGTCTCGTCTACAGAGGCTAGCTGAGCAGAGAAAGTGTTGGGATG GCACCTCTGATGCAGTTCCTGACAGCACTCCACTGTCCATGTTGAAGAGACAAGCTGATGTCCCACCAGCTGCTGACCCCACTGTGTCCTCAGGAACTCCACTAGGGAGGAAAGGCAGACTGGCCAACCTTGCTGCCACCATCGGAACCTGGGAAGACGACTTAAGCCACGCTAACATTCCTAAACAGAATGTACAAGCGAAGCCTGCTACTGCCTCTGTTCCCAAGTTTGCCTGTAGAGATGCCAGTGTGGCTGCCAGCACTAAACCAAGCGCTGCAGACAATGTGGCGGCCAGCTCAGCTGCAAGCAGCAAGTTCACACCCAGCTCTGATCAG GCGTTGTGTTCTCCAGTTAAGTCAAGACATGTGGTTCACCCAAGCCCTCAGAAGGCTGACACCCCTGCTGCCAGACCAGCGCTTCAGTCAGTAACAAGTCCTCAGAAGAGCTCCGTCCAGAAAATAGCCCAACCACCCAGTCCACAGAAGGCCTGCTCCTCCAGCTCAACATCAGTGCCTCCAAGCCCCCTGAAGAATCAGGCTATTTCCAGGGGTCTCAACCTCACCTCCAGCCCTCAGAAGCCAGAACTCCGTGCCAAGCCCACCATTACCGGCCCCTCTGTCCCACAAGAAAAGGCCACTGTTGGAGCTCCTG GTGTAAAGTCTTTCTTGGAGCGATTTGGAGAGAGGTACCAGGAGCGAACAAACCAGAGCtctccagcagggggcagcaccCCCCAGCCAAAGACCACCACAGTAACTCCATCAGTTACACCAAACACCAGACTGGTACAGGAGAGGCTCAGAGCTGCCGAGGCTGCAAAAACAACCACTGCTGATCTCACCCAGAGACAGAAGCTG GAGCGTGAGTCTGAACTGGCTCAGATTCGTAGTCGTTTCCAAAAGGGCAACaacatgtggaaaaacaaagatgaagCAGCAGAAACCAAGAAAATCACAGACATCAAG GAACAGCTGGAAAAGCCTGTGCAGAGTGATGTTGCCCCAAGTGAGACACTGGATGAACCCACAGCACCCTCTACTGACAGTACAGATACACCCACCAAGTGCACTCCTCCAG GTCATAGGTCGGTGGTGTCGCCTCCAGCCTCCACATCCAGTCCTCTGAGAGTGGTCGCCCgtacaggagagaaaacaactgATGAAACCccagaagaaaaggaggaggtggTGAAGGAGATCGAGATGAATGTTGACCAGTCCATCAACTCTGCAATTATCAACGAGCTGTTTGATGGAGTCCTGGAGCAGAGCGAAGAtcaggatgatgatgaggaggaagaagaggatgaggaggaagatgcCTTGAATATCTCCTCCATGTCCCTCCTCACTCCTCTGGCAGAGACGGTTGCTTCTGTGGTGAGGAGTCCAGAGAGGAGAATGATG ACCTCAACTCCAGCCAGCTCATTCATTGTGAAGGGCAACACCCCAGACAATGTTTCCAAACCTAGCAAGTTCCAGAGAACCAACATGATACGGACTGCCTCCATTGACAGTGTTGAGGCCTTAGGCGAGGACCATAAACTGCCTTACAG CATTGATGCATACAGGTCCACCAGAGTGAAGGAGACTGAGAGACCTGATGTGAAACAGGTGATTGTGAGAAAAGAGGATGTTTCTCACAGGGCAGAGGAACCACAAGGCTCCAGTCTGTTTAGCATCAAACAGAAGATGAAG ATCCTGGCGAATGAGATGAACCTGCAGCAGACAGTTATTCACCAGGCCAGTCAGGCACTCAACTGCTGCACAGACGAAGAGCACGGCAAAGGATCCCAGGTGGAGGCTGAGGCAGAGAGACTGCTGCTGGTGGCAA CGGAGAGGAGGGAGGCACTGAAGGCTGAGTTGGACCGTCTGAAAGGAGAGGGCCCAGCAGGCCAGAAAAAGGCCCCTACAGCTCCAGAACCCACCAGCACCTCTGCTTCCAAGGGCTCCATCACCCTGCAGGAGCTACGCCTGCCTCTCAAGGCAGACTTTGTTTGCTCCACTGCCAACAAGCCAG aGTCAACCAAACATTCCTTCTTCATCATGCTCCGGGCTGGAGCAGAGAATACTGTGGCCACTCCATTAGCAAGCACACACCGCGGCCTCAGTGGAGACACCCTCACCTTCCCTACCAAGTTCACAAT aactGATGTGTCCAGTGACTTTGCCATTGATATTGAGATCTATTGCCTG GTGCAGAAGCGTGAGGTCTGCattgacaagaagaagaaacccaACAAGTCAAAG ataATGTGGAAGCAGGTTCATGAGGCCCATGAGTTGTGTATGGCG gCTATCACTCCAAAGAGATTCCTCGCCATTACA AAAAGTGCACAGACACCAG TTGTGGCCAGTCCAGGAGGCCCCAACGCTGTTCGCACCAGCAACTTTGTCCTAGTTGGATCTCACAAGCTCACTCTCTCTTCCATTGggaaaaacaaatttcctctGGAGAAG ATCAAATATGAAGGAAGTGAGAGAGAACTACTCAGTGGCATGTTTCATAACAAG GTTCCATTCTTGTGTCCTCTGGAGGGCCACATCTACCTCAAGATGCAGTGTGAAGTTGGCTCcaaggtggaggagagaggcttcctg ACGATGTTTGAGGATGTTAGTGGATTTGGAGCCTGGCACAGGAGGTGGTGTGTGTTATCAGGATACTGCATCTCCTACTGGACTTACCCAGATGACGAGAAGAGAAAG aATCCAATTGGTCGCATCAACCTGGCTAACTGCACCAGTAAGAAGGTGGAACCAGCCAACAGAGAGTTTTGCGCCAGACCAAACACATTTGAGCTCATCACAGTCAGACCACAAAGAGAGGACGACAAAGAGACACTAGTCAGTCAGTGCAAGAATACCATGTGTGTCACCAA AAACTGGCTGAGCGCTGACACTAAGGACGAGAGGAATTTGTGGATGAAGAAACTCAACCAGATTGTGGTGGATCTGCGTATGTGGCAACCAGACGCCTGTTACAGGCCACTGTAA
- the anln gene encoding anillin isoform X4, whose translation MDPFTEKLLERTRARRENLQKKMAERPNAANRQMVKRPREPLADTNSVISEPVVDKVPQASSKPSPSKRSRSGENVQPPVSEENQEPVTTRPVSSIIPDPPTNKKPPVGPASVRSASSLERTATRPVVQSQPVKTVQPEPEKMTVTSSPAPLNIREVEMVSASPAPQRNKEDSVEDSAPSAAGMKSRLQRLAEQRKCWDGTSDAVPDSTPLSMLKRQADVPPAADPTVSSGTPLGRKGRLANLAATIGTWEDDLSHANIPKQNVQAKPATASVPKFACRDASVAASTKPSAADNVAASSAASSKFTPSSDQALCSPVKSRHVVHPSPQKADTPAARPALQSVTSPQKSSVQKIAQPPSPQKACSSSSTSVPPSPLKNQAISRGLNLTSSPQKPELRAKPTITGPSVPQEKATVGAPGVKSFLERFGERYQERTNQSSPAGGSTPQPKTTTVTPSVTPNTRLVQERLRAAEAAKTTTADLTQRQKLERESELAQIRSRFQKGNNMWKNKDEAAETKKITDIKEQLEKPVQSDVAPSETLDEPTAPSTDSTDTPTKCTPPAGHRSVVSPPASTSSPLRVVARTGEKTTDETPEEKEEVVKEIEMNVDQSINSAIINELFDGVLEQSEDQDDDEEEEEDEEEDALNISSMSLLTPLAETVASVVRSPERRMMTSTPASSFIVKGNTPDNVSKPSKFQRTNMIRTASIDSVEALGEDHKLPYSIDAYRSTRVKETERPDVKQVIVRKEDVSHRAEEPQGSSLFSIKQKMKILANEMNLQQTVIHQASQALNCCTDEEHGKGSQVEAEAERLLLVATERREALKAELDRLKGEGPAGQKKAPTAPEPTSTSASKGSITLQELRLPLKADFVCSTANKPESTKHSFFIMLRAGAENTVATPLASTHRGLSGDTLTFPTKFTITDVSSDFAIDIEIYCLVQKREVCIDKKKKPNKSKIMWKQVHEAHELCMAAITPKRFLAITKSAQTPVVASPGGPNAVRTSNFVLVGSHKLTLSSIGKNKFPLEKVPFLCPLEGHIYLKMQCEVGSKVEERGFLTMFEDVSGFGAWHRRWCVLSGYCISYWTYPDDEKRKNPIGRINLANCTSKKVEPANREFCARPNTFELITVRPQREDDKETLVSQCKNTMCVTKNWLSADTKDERNLWMKKLNQIVVDLRMWQPDACYRPL comes from the exons ATGGATCCATTTACCGAG AAACTGTTGGAGCGGACCCGGGCTCGCAGAGAAAACCTGCAGAAGAAAATGGCAGAGAGACCAAATGCAGCAAACAGACAGATGGTCAAAAGACCCAGAGAGCCACTGGCTGACACCAATAGTGTGATCAGTGAGCCAGTTGTTGATAAAG TTCCACAGGCGTCATCCAAGCCTTCTCCTTCCAAGCGCAGTCGCTCAGGGGAAAATGTCCAGCCTCCAGTCAGCGAGGAGAACCAGGAGCCAGTGACGACACGACCTGTGTCCTCTATCATCCCAGATCCTCCCACAAACAAGAAACCCCCGGTTGGCCCTGCCAGTGTACGGTCTGCCTCTTCCCTGGAGAGGACTGCCACCCGGCCTGTTGTCCAGTCTCAGCCAGTGAAAACTGTACAGCCAGAGCcagagaagatgacagtcacCTCTTCTCCTGCTCCTCTGAATATCAGGGAAGTGGAAATGGTGTCTGCCAGTCCAGCCCCACAGAGGAACAAGGAGGACTCAGTGGAAGATTCAGCTCCATCTGCTGCTGGCATGAAGTCTCGTCTACAGAGGCTAGCTGAGCAGAGAAAGTGTTGGGATG GCACCTCTGATGCAGTTCCTGACAGCACTCCACTGTCCATGTTGAAGAGACAAGCTGATGTCCCACCAGCTGCTGACCCCACTGTGTCCTCAGGAACTCCACTAGGGAGGAAAGGCAGACTGGCCAACCTTGCTGCCACCATCGGAACCTGGGAAGACGACTTAAGCCACGCTAACATTCCTAAACAGAATGTACAAGCGAAGCCTGCTACTGCCTCTGTTCCCAAGTTTGCCTGTAGAGATGCCAGTGTGGCTGCCAGCACTAAACCAAGCGCTGCAGACAATGTGGCGGCCAGCTCAGCTGCAAGCAGCAAGTTCACACCCAGCTCTGATCAG GCGTTGTGTTCTCCAGTTAAGTCAAGACATGTGGTTCACCCAAGCCCTCAGAAGGCTGACACCCCTGCTGCCAGACCAGCGCTTCAGTCAGTAACAAGTCCTCAGAAGAGCTCCGTCCAGAAAATAGCCCAACCACCCAGTCCACAGAAGGCCTGCTCCTCCAGCTCAACATCAGTGCCTCCAAGCCCCCTGAAGAATCAGGCTATTTCCAGGGGTCTCAACCTCACCTCCAGCCCTCAGAAGCCAGAACTCCGTGCCAAGCCCACCATTACCGGCCCCTCTGTCCCACAAGAAAAGGCCACTGTTGGAGCTCCTG GTGTAAAGTCTTTCTTGGAGCGATTTGGAGAGAGGTACCAGGAGCGAACAAACCAGAGCtctccagcagggggcagcaccCCCCAGCCAAAGACCACCACAGTAACTCCATCAGTTACACCAAACACCAGACTGGTACAGGAGAGGCTCAGAGCTGCCGAGGCTGCAAAAACAACCACTGCTGATCTCACCCAGAGACAGAAGCTG GAGCGTGAGTCTGAACTGGCTCAGATTCGTAGTCGTTTCCAAAAGGGCAACaacatgtggaaaaacaaagatgaagCAGCAGAAACCAAGAAAATCACAGACATCAAG GAACAGCTGGAAAAGCCTGTGCAGAGTGATGTTGCCCCAAGTGAGACACTGGATGAACCCACAGCACCCTCTACTGACAGTACAGATACACCCACCAAGTGCACTCCTCCAG CAGGTCATAGGTCGGTGGTGTCGCCTCCAGCCTCCACATCCAGTCCTCTGAGAGTGGTCGCCCgtacaggagagaaaacaactgATGAAACCccagaagaaaaggaggaggtggTGAAGGAGATCGAGATGAATGTTGACCAGTCCATCAACTCTGCAATTATCAACGAGCTGTTTGATGGAGTCCTGGAGCAGAGCGAAGAtcaggatgatgatgaggaggaagaagaggatgaggaggaagatgcCTTGAATATCTCCTCCATGTCCCTCCTCACTCCTCTGGCAGAGACGGTTGCTTCTGTGGTGAGGAGTCCAGAGAGGAGAATGATG ACCTCAACTCCAGCCAGCTCATTCATTGTGAAGGGCAACACCCCAGACAATGTTTCCAAACCTAGCAAGTTCCAGAGAACCAACATGATACGGACTGCCTCCATTGACAGTGTTGAGGCCTTAGGCGAGGACCATAAACTGCCTTACAG CATTGATGCATACAGGTCCACCAGAGTGAAGGAGACTGAGAGACCTGATGTGAAACAGGTGATTGTGAGAAAAGAGGATGTTTCTCACAGGGCAGAGGAACCACAAGGCTCCAGTCTGTTTAGCATCAAACAGAAGATGAAG ATCCTGGCGAATGAGATGAACCTGCAGCAGACAGTTATTCACCAGGCCAGTCAGGCACTCAACTGCTGCACAGACGAAGAGCACGGCAAAGGATCCCAGGTGGAGGCTGAGGCAGAGAGACTGCTGCTGGTGGCAA CGGAGAGGAGGGAGGCACTGAAGGCTGAGTTGGACCGTCTGAAAGGAGAGGGCCCAGCAGGCCAGAAAAAGGCCCCTACAGCTCCAGAACCCACCAGCACCTCTGCTTCCAAGGGCTCCATCACCCTGCAGGAGCTACGCCTGCCTCTCAAGGCAGACTTTGTTTGCTCCACTGCCAACAAGCCAG aGTCAACCAAACATTCCTTCTTCATCATGCTCCGGGCTGGAGCAGAGAATACTGTGGCCACTCCATTAGCAAGCACACACCGCGGCCTCAGTGGAGACACCCTCACCTTCCCTACCAAGTTCACAAT aactGATGTGTCCAGTGACTTTGCCATTGATATTGAGATCTATTGCCTG GTGCAGAAGCGTGAGGTCTGCattgacaagaagaagaaacccaACAAGTCAAAG ataATGTGGAAGCAGGTTCATGAGGCCCATGAGTTGTGTATGGCG gCTATCACTCCAAAGAGATTCCTCGCCATTACA AAAAGTGCACAGACACCAG TTGTGGCCAGTCCAGGAGGCCCCAACGCTGTTCGCACCAGCAACTTTGTCCTAGTTGGATCTCACAAGCTCACTCTCTCTTCCATTGggaaaaacaaatttcctctGGAGAAG GTTCCATTCTTGTGTCCTCTGGAGGGCCACATCTACCTCAAGATGCAGTGTGAAGTTGGCTCcaaggtggaggagagaggcttcctg ACGATGTTTGAGGATGTTAGTGGATTTGGAGCCTGGCACAGGAGGTGGTGTGTGTTATCAGGATACTGCATCTCCTACTGGACTTACCCAGATGACGAGAAGAGAAAG aATCCAATTGGTCGCATCAACCTGGCTAACTGCACCAGTAAGAAGGTGGAACCAGCCAACAGAGAGTTTTGCGCCAGACCAAACACATTTGAGCTCATCACAGTCAGACCACAAAGAGAGGACGACAAAGAGACACTAGTCAGTCAGTGCAAGAATACCATGTGTGTCACCAA AAACTGGCTGAGCGCTGACACTAAGGACGAGAGGAATTTGTGGATGAAGAAACTCAACCAGATTGTGGTGGATCTGCGTATGTGGCAACCAGACGCCTGTTACAGGCCACTGTAA
- the anln gene encoding anillin isoform X3, protein MDPFTEKLLERTRARRENLQKKMAERPNAANRQMVKRPREPLADTNSVISEPVVDKVPQASSKPSPSKRSRSGENVQPPVSEENQEPVTTRPVSSIIPDPPTNKKPPVGPASVRSASSLERTATRPVVQSQPVKTVQPEPEKMTVTSSPAPLNIREVEMVSASPAPQRNKEDSVEDSAPSAAGMKSRLQRLAEQRKCWDGTSDAVPDSTPLSMLKRQADVPPAADPTVSSGTPLGRKGRLANLAATIGTWEDDLSHANIPKQNVQAKPATASVPKFACRDASVAASTKPSAADNVAASSAASSKFTPSSDQALCSPVKSRHVVHPSPQKADTPAARPALQSVTSPQKSSVQKIAQPPSPQKACSSSSTSVPPSPLKNQAISRGLNLTSSPQKPELRAKPTITGPSVPQEKATVGAPGVKSFLERFGERYQERTNQSSPAGGSTPQPKTTTVTPSVTPNTRLVQERLRAAEAAKTTTADLTQRQKLERESELAQIRSRFQKGNNMWKNKDEAAETKKITDIKEQLEKPVQSDVAPSETLDEPTAPSTDSTDTPTKCTPPAGHRSVVSPPASTSSPLRVVARTGEKTTDETPEEKEEVVKEIEMNVDQSINSAIINELFDGVLEQSEDQDDDEEEEEDEEEDALNISSMSLLTPLAETVASVVRSPERRMMTSTPASSFIVKGNTPDNVSKPSKFQRTNMIRTASIDSVEALGEDHKLPYSIDAYRSTRVKETERPDVKQVIVRKEDVSHRAEEPQGSSLFSIKQKMKILANEMNLQQTVIHQASQALNCCTDEEHGKGSQVEAEAERLLLVATERREALKAELDRLKGEGPAGQKKAPTAPEPTSTSASKGSITLQELRLPLKADFVCSTANKPESTKHSFFIMLRAGAENTVATPLASTHRGLSGDTLTFPTKFTITDVSSDFAIDIEIYCLVQKREVCIDKKKKPNKSKAITPKRFLAITKSAQTPVVASPGGPNAVRTSNFVLVGSHKLTLSSIGKNKFPLEKIKYEGSERELLSGMFHNKVPFLCPLEGHIYLKMQCEVGSKVEERGFLTMFEDVSGFGAWHRRWCVLSGYCISYWTYPDDEKRKNPIGRINLANCTSKKVEPANREFCARPNTFELITVRPQREDDKETLVSQCKNTMCVTKNWLSADTKDERNLWMKKLNQIVVDLRMWQPDACYRPL, encoded by the exons ATGGATCCATTTACCGAG AAACTGTTGGAGCGGACCCGGGCTCGCAGAGAAAACCTGCAGAAGAAAATGGCAGAGAGACCAAATGCAGCAAACAGACAGATGGTCAAAAGACCCAGAGAGCCACTGGCTGACACCAATAGTGTGATCAGTGAGCCAGTTGTTGATAAAG TTCCACAGGCGTCATCCAAGCCTTCTCCTTCCAAGCGCAGTCGCTCAGGGGAAAATGTCCAGCCTCCAGTCAGCGAGGAGAACCAGGAGCCAGTGACGACACGACCTGTGTCCTCTATCATCCCAGATCCTCCCACAAACAAGAAACCCCCGGTTGGCCCTGCCAGTGTACGGTCTGCCTCTTCCCTGGAGAGGACTGCCACCCGGCCTGTTGTCCAGTCTCAGCCAGTGAAAACTGTACAGCCAGAGCcagagaagatgacagtcacCTCTTCTCCTGCTCCTCTGAATATCAGGGAAGTGGAAATGGTGTCTGCCAGTCCAGCCCCACAGAGGAACAAGGAGGACTCAGTGGAAGATTCAGCTCCATCTGCTGCTGGCATGAAGTCTCGTCTACAGAGGCTAGCTGAGCAGAGAAAGTGTTGGGATG GCACCTCTGATGCAGTTCCTGACAGCACTCCACTGTCCATGTTGAAGAGACAAGCTGATGTCCCACCAGCTGCTGACCCCACTGTGTCCTCAGGAACTCCACTAGGGAGGAAAGGCAGACTGGCCAACCTTGCTGCCACCATCGGAACCTGGGAAGACGACTTAAGCCACGCTAACATTCCTAAACAGAATGTACAAGCGAAGCCTGCTACTGCCTCTGTTCCCAAGTTTGCCTGTAGAGATGCCAGTGTGGCTGCCAGCACTAAACCAAGCGCTGCAGACAATGTGGCGGCCAGCTCAGCTGCAAGCAGCAAGTTCACACCCAGCTCTGATCAG GCGTTGTGTTCTCCAGTTAAGTCAAGACATGTGGTTCACCCAAGCCCTCAGAAGGCTGACACCCCTGCTGCCAGACCAGCGCTTCAGTCAGTAACAAGTCCTCAGAAGAGCTCCGTCCAGAAAATAGCCCAACCACCCAGTCCACAGAAGGCCTGCTCCTCCAGCTCAACATCAGTGCCTCCAAGCCCCCTGAAGAATCAGGCTATTTCCAGGGGTCTCAACCTCACCTCCAGCCCTCAGAAGCCAGAACTCCGTGCCAAGCCCACCATTACCGGCCCCTCTGTCCCACAAGAAAAGGCCACTGTTGGAGCTCCTG GTGTAAAGTCTTTCTTGGAGCGATTTGGAGAGAGGTACCAGGAGCGAACAAACCAGAGCtctccagcagggggcagcaccCCCCAGCCAAAGACCACCACAGTAACTCCATCAGTTACACCAAACACCAGACTGGTACAGGAGAGGCTCAGAGCTGCCGAGGCTGCAAAAACAACCACTGCTGATCTCACCCAGAGACAGAAGCTG GAGCGTGAGTCTGAACTGGCTCAGATTCGTAGTCGTTTCCAAAAGGGCAACaacatgtggaaaaacaaagatgaagCAGCAGAAACCAAGAAAATCACAGACATCAAG GAACAGCTGGAAAAGCCTGTGCAGAGTGATGTTGCCCCAAGTGAGACACTGGATGAACCCACAGCACCCTCTACTGACAGTACAGATACACCCACCAAGTGCACTCCTCCAG CAGGTCATAGGTCGGTGGTGTCGCCTCCAGCCTCCACATCCAGTCCTCTGAGAGTGGTCGCCCgtacaggagagaaaacaactgATGAAACCccagaagaaaaggaggaggtggTGAAGGAGATCGAGATGAATGTTGACCAGTCCATCAACTCTGCAATTATCAACGAGCTGTTTGATGGAGTCCTGGAGCAGAGCGAAGAtcaggatgatgatgaggaggaagaagaggatgaggaggaagatgcCTTGAATATCTCCTCCATGTCCCTCCTCACTCCTCTGGCAGAGACGGTTGCTTCTGTGGTGAGGAGTCCAGAGAGGAGAATGATG ACCTCAACTCCAGCCAGCTCATTCATTGTGAAGGGCAACACCCCAGACAATGTTTCCAAACCTAGCAAGTTCCAGAGAACCAACATGATACGGACTGCCTCCATTGACAGTGTTGAGGCCTTAGGCGAGGACCATAAACTGCCTTACAG CATTGATGCATACAGGTCCACCAGAGTGAAGGAGACTGAGAGACCTGATGTGAAACAGGTGATTGTGAGAAAAGAGGATGTTTCTCACAGGGCAGAGGAACCACAAGGCTCCAGTCTGTTTAGCATCAAACAGAAGATGAAG ATCCTGGCGAATGAGATGAACCTGCAGCAGACAGTTATTCACCAGGCCAGTCAGGCACTCAACTGCTGCACAGACGAAGAGCACGGCAAAGGATCCCAGGTGGAGGCTGAGGCAGAGAGACTGCTGCTGGTGGCAA CGGAGAGGAGGGAGGCACTGAAGGCTGAGTTGGACCGTCTGAAAGGAGAGGGCCCAGCAGGCCAGAAAAAGGCCCCTACAGCTCCAGAACCCACCAGCACCTCTGCTTCCAAGGGCTCCATCACCCTGCAGGAGCTACGCCTGCCTCTCAAGGCAGACTTTGTTTGCTCCACTGCCAACAAGCCAG aGTCAACCAAACATTCCTTCTTCATCATGCTCCGGGCTGGAGCAGAGAATACTGTGGCCACTCCATTAGCAAGCACACACCGCGGCCTCAGTGGAGACACCCTCACCTTCCCTACCAAGTTCACAAT aactGATGTGTCCAGTGACTTTGCCATTGATATTGAGATCTATTGCCTG GTGCAGAAGCGTGAGGTCTGCattgacaagaagaagaaacccaACAAGTCAAAG gCTATCACTCCAAAGAGATTCCTCGCCATTACA AAAAGTGCACAGACACCAG TTGTGGCCAGTCCAGGAGGCCCCAACGCTGTTCGCACCAGCAACTTTGTCCTAGTTGGATCTCACAAGCTCACTCTCTCTTCCATTGggaaaaacaaatttcctctGGAGAAG ATCAAATATGAAGGAAGTGAGAGAGAACTACTCAGTGGCATGTTTCATAACAAG GTTCCATTCTTGTGTCCTCTGGAGGGCCACATCTACCTCAAGATGCAGTGTGAAGTTGGCTCcaaggtggaggagagaggcttcctg ACGATGTTTGAGGATGTTAGTGGATTTGGAGCCTGGCACAGGAGGTGGTGTGTGTTATCAGGATACTGCATCTCCTACTGGACTTACCCAGATGACGAGAAGAGAAAG aATCCAATTGGTCGCATCAACCTGGCTAACTGCACCAGTAAGAAGGTGGAACCAGCCAACAGAGAGTTTTGCGCCAGACCAAACACATTTGAGCTCATCACAGTCAGACCACAAAGAGAGGACGACAAAGAGACACTAGTCAGTCAGTGCAAGAATACCATGTGTGTCACCAA AAACTGGCTGAGCGCTGACACTAAGGACGAGAGGAATTTGTGGATGAAGAAACTCAACCAGATTGTGGTGGATCTGCGTATGTGGCAACCAGACGCCTGTTACAGGCCACTGTAA